In the genome of Xyrauchen texanus isolate HMW12.3.18 chromosome 33, RBS_HiC_50CHRs, whole genome shotgun sequence, one region contains:
- the LOC127626838 gene encoding zinc finger and BTB domain-containing protein 38-like, whose amino-acid sequence MKHRNKQMRGDRMGEGTDEVDSANTTRISLSFPISAGLPGFSAQKLCSSSHPSSSSDVLRDGSDGTAWVGESFKDKQLSKTPPKTERLHCSSSSSSSSFPVDLTAPVSKKCKSSLSFSVDGRGSQYPTSPLQHSNKIDHSKETAGVSLNNGYKEHSTTETAHILFNLSARAYQDQGIKDPECSKGKKRKANSLHVELSLPLPSIDPHSSSSTPPPSPSSVSLTSSPLTLPTPSFHDSFRPVPKPELLCGVCHRLFSTASSLTVHMRLHRGGRVLSCHHCGKAFIHNKRLQSHEATCRQGLPAFSVQPKEEPLEAGEVEGERAHEGAEPEQLGQGTRPGRPLKKVQDVNGLRAETLTCPDGLGEDDHFVKVVDGHIIYFCSVCERSYMTLSSLKRHSNVHSWHRKYPCHYCDKVFALAEYRTKHEVWHTGERRYQCIFCWEAFPTYYNLKTHQKAFHGINPGLISSEKTVNGGYKQKVNALKLYRLLPMRSLKRPYKTYSQPMADGLLTSDSSVTLPLSLDGSLQPPLDTKKLESFLKDLQTPDINTEQEGIPMRVGVEQGKKLDAAQTDMAVEARETEGSDVLSGSNNGKDKTPKSPEGSVSSVIAFAHSKPSVIMHSTAVSSVIVHRNKMPTEERKKNQENHPMIKTAQKQIKKHSQRDHIDTYREWDTGNLDKEVSKIRQPTEKLHKGRKAHSKTESTRAISTTVGSEVKGSGPLCQITVRIGEEAIVKRSISETDLMRVKSPTLCKAKKSNLLLKDQREQRHTHHHQHKHHNFSQEGKEGERKRKNPKLKRKVRKYLFRQEVREDRKDHDVEDNLWRPYYSYKPKRKTLHMQGAKAWKRKMHYKQSLRPMKRAERLVKNLNKEVDGEDADERVGGRKEVNKEQREVSNLQKGQVKQTPQTFPVPSRTKKEKENGTEGKPDLPLPLSVPQTTLSPQYTVSSIIKQRWSEGQASECGTCGRWFSSQRKRDKHELTHLFEFVCMICRAPFPSQSKLEEHQRTQHPKNKPLSVPTFPTSQTLRNELEMKADENGVNGRSIEKGSPVHLGRRPLIRYTCSQCDKVCKTSAALNCHLKRHELGSLTELKITEQKQDTPSCTLSAAETAKSKDLDTNSEQVQPVSVIYYSKPDSKITDNQLDEKMDEHQRVSNCESPKLATNDNVNSLLCTQFSQVTHSSTLESFKTIPSNLPSVLVKNGAESLDYRTPEKLNLDTQDQQKRSATPSDRQIQVSQILTDTQFRRETTPSGPISLKTGRGCLFSQGIGTATQREGGIILNEDNCDSQDAQDLRTFPHSHQAQDLSMPKIKKKRELDQQITLPSNILKEQSRYEDVSFLVPKEEPLSPVPSPTCSVIQTTPKRPSQRYSTSPCHSPGPLDLQLRPQLEQSQSHRGRHNTEKQGLMLPANSAGVSDPPSSHTMLHPQVTMEETESKDHTSFTHKEYHRGSGYPVQELTLPLIIPGGYCSGKNQEEQILMSYPTGPLPFPPLGKMLPYSDSTKLPFYPDPYHLLYGPQLLPYPYNLAALPMALNMMADKEPLPFMPFFNYAATAAPLTGTVPHPLVVNPNLFNSGGSSSTKQDNS is encoded by the coding sequence ATGAAACACAGGAATAAACAGATGAGAGGAGACAGGATGGGAGAGGGCACAGATGAGGTGGACAGTGCCAATACTACGAGGATATCTCTCAGTTTTCCcatcagtgctggactgcctgggTTTTCTGCACAGAAGCTCTGCTCCTCATCCCACCCCAGTTCTTCTTCAGATGTTCTCAGAGATGGCTCAGATGGCACAGCATGGGTGGGGGAATCATTCAAAGACAAACAGTTATCCAAAACACCACCAAAAACTGAACGCCTGCAttgctcttcctcctcctcctcctcctccttccctGTTGATCTAACTGCTCCAGTCAGTAAGAAATGCAAGTCCTCTCTGTCCTTTTCTGTTGATGGTAGGGGTTCTCAATACCCAACATCTCCCTTACAACACTCTAATAAAATAGACCATTCAAAAGAGACAGCTGGGGTTAGTCTCAATAATGGGTACAAAGAGCATTCAACAACAGAAACAGCACACATCCTTTTCAACCTCAGTGCAAGAGCCTACCAGGACCAGGGTATAAAGGACCCAGAGTGTTCGAAAGGCAAAAAACGGAAGGCAAACAGCCTCCATGTCGAACTGAGCCTCCCTCTCCCTAGCATCGACCCTCACTCCTCTTCCTCAACCCCTCCTCCTTCCCCCTcgtctgtctctctgacttccTCCCCCTTGACTCTCCCCACTCCATCTTTCCATGACTCCTTTAGGCCAGTGCCGAAGCCAGAACTACTGTGCGGGGTGTGCCACCGTCTGTTCAGCACTGCCTCGTCCCTCACTGTCCACATGCGTCTCCATCGGGGGGGACGAGTACTCAGCTGCCACCACTGTGGCAAAGCCTTCATCCATAATAAAAGACTGCAATCCCATGAGGCCACCTGCAGGCAAGGGCTGCCAGCTTTTTCAGTTCAACCCAAAGAAGAGCCCCTGGAGGCGGGTGAAGTGGAGGGGGAGAGAGCACATGAGGGTGCAGAGCCAGAACAGCTTGGACAAGGAACAAGGCCTGGCCGACCCTTAAAGAAAGTACAAGATGTTAATGGCCTTCGTGCTGAAACACTGACTTGTCCGGATGGCCTGGGGGAAGACGATCACTTTGTAAAAGTGGTGGATGGACACATAATTTACTTTTGCTCCGTGTGTGAGCGCTCTTACATGACTTTGTCCAGTCTAAAACGACACTCCAATGTGCATTCGTGGCACAGAAAGTACCCCTGTCACTACTGTGACAAAGTTTTTGCTCTAGCTGAGTATCGTACCAAACATGAGGTGTGGCACACTGGTGAAAGGCGCTACCAGTGCATATTTTGCTGGGAGGCGTTTCCTACCTACTACAACCTTAAAACACACCAAAAGGCTTTTCATGGAATCAATCCTGGCTTAATCTCAAGTGAGAAAACAGTCAATGGTGGCTACAAGCAGAAGGTAAATGCTCTTAAATTGTACCGCCTGCTGCCCATGCGCTCTCTAAAGCGACCTTATAAAACATACAGTCAGCCAATGGCTGATGGGCTACTCACTTCTGATTCATCAGTTACTCTGCCTTTATCTCTGGATGGCAGTCTCCAACCACCTCTGGACACAAAGAAATTGGAGTCTTTCCTTAAAGATCTTCAAACCCCAGACATCAACACTGAACAAGAAGGAATCCCTATGAGAGTGGGTGTAGAGCAGGGTAAAAAACTAGATGCTGCACAAACAGACATGGCAGTAGAAGCCAGAGAGACAGAAGGGTCAGATGTACTTTCAGGCAGTAACAATGGCAAAGACAAAACTCCAAAGAGCCCAGAAGGATCTGTCTCTTCAGTAATTGCATTTGCACACAGCAAACCCTCAGTCATCATGCACAGTACTGCAGTTTCTTCTGTCATTGTTCATAGAAATAAGATGCCCACTGAGGAGAGGAAAAAAAATCAAGAGAATCACCCAATGATAAAGACAGCTCAAAAACAGATAAAGAAACATAGCCAGAGGGATCACATCGACACATACAGGGAGTGGGACACTGGCAATTTAGATAAAGAGGTCTCAAAAATCAGGCAGCCAACAGAGAAACTTCACAAGGGACGAAAAGCTCACAGTAAAACCGAGTCAACTAGGGCAATATCCACAACAGTGGGATCAGAGGTCAAAGGCAGTGGTCCACTTTGTCAGATTACTGTGCGTATAGGGGAGGAGGCCATTGTAAAGCGGAGCATTTCTGAAACAGACCTAATGAGGGTCAAAAGCCCTACACTCTGCAAAGCTAAAAAGAGTAACCTTTTACTGAAGGACCAGAGAGAACAACGGCACACCCATCATCACCAGCATAAACACCACAACTTTAGCCAGGAAGGAAAGGAGGGGGAGCGCAAAAGGAAAAACCCAAAACTGAAAAGAAAGGTGAGGAAATACTTATTCCGCCAGGAGGTCAGGGAAGATAGAAAAGACCATGATGTGGAGGACAACCTGTGGAGGCCTTACTATTCTTACAAACCCAAGCGAAAGACCCTTCATATGCAGGGGGCTAAAGCCTGGAAGCGCAAAATGCACTACAAACAGTCCCTGAGGCCTATGAAAAGAGCTGAGAGGCTCGTGAAAAATTTGAACAAAGAAGTTGATGGGGAAGATGCAGATGAGAGAGTGGGAGGGAGAAAGGAAGTGAATAAAGAGCAGAGAGAAGTTAGCAATCTACAGAAAGGTCAAGTCAAACAAACCCCACAAACTTTTCCTGTCCCTTcaagaacaaaaaaggagaaagaAAATGGAACTGAAGGAAAGCCTGATCTTCCTCTTCCTTTATCTGTCCCTCAGACTACACTCAGTCCTCAATACACAGTCTCCTCTATTATCAAGCAACGATGGTCAGAAGGTCAGGCTTCTGAGTGTGGGACATGTGGCCGTTGGTTCTCAAGCCAGAGGAAGCGAGACAAGCATGAGCTGACACATTTATTTGAGTTTGTGTGCATGATTTGCAGAGCTCCTTTCCCCTCACAGTCCAAGCTAGAGGAACATCAAAGAACTCAGCATCCCAAAAACAAGCCTCTGTCTGTCCCTACTTTCCCAACTTCCCAGACACTGAGAAATGAGCTGGAAATGAAAGCTGATGAGAATGGTGTGAATGGACGATCCATAGAAAAAGGCAGCCCAGTTCACTTAGGAAGGAGGCCTCTGATCAGATATACATGTTCACAATGTGATAAGGTCTGCAAAACCTCTGCTGCACTCAACTGCCACCTCAAGCGACATGAGTTAGGCAGTTTAACAGAGCTTAAAATCACAGAGCAAAAGCAGGACACTCCAAGTTGCACACTTTCTGCAGCAGAGACTGCAAAAAGCAAAGATTTAGACACAAATAGTGAGCAAGTGCAGCCTGTATCTGTCATATATTATTCAAAACCAGACAGTAAAATCACTGACAACCAACTGGATGAGAAGATGGATGAACACCAAAGAGTCAGCAATTGTGAAAGCCCAAAATTGGCAACCAATGACAACGTCAACAGTTTACTTTGTACACAGTTCTCCCAAGTTACGCACAGCTCCACTTTAGAAAGTTTTAAGACCATACCTTCTAACCTCCCTAGCGTACTAGTAAAGAATGGTGCAGAGAGCCTAGACTACAGGACACCAGAGAAACTAAATTTAGACACACAAGATCAGCAGAAAAGGAGTGCCACACCAAGCGATAGGCAAATCCAAGTTTCTCAAATACTTACAGACACTCAATTTAGAAGAGAAACAACTCCATCTGGGCCCATATCATTAAAAACAGGCAGAGGTTGTTTGTTTAGCCAAGGGATAGGAACAGCCACACAGAGAGAAGGTGGCATTATTCTAAATGAAGATAACTGTGATTCACAAGATGCTCAGGATTTAAGAACCTTTCCTCATTCCCATCAAGCCCAAGATTTATCCATgcctaaaataaagaaaaagagggagctTGATCAACAGATTACACTTCCATCCAACATCTTAAAGGAACAATCCCGTTATGAGGATGTGTCATTTCTTGTGCCCAAAGAGGAGCCACTCAGTCCAGTACCATCTCCTACATGCTCTGTCATTCAAACCACTCCGAAAAGACCATCTCAAAGGTATTCAACATCACCTTGTCACTCCCCAGGACCCTTAGACCTACAGTTGCGGCCTCAGCTGGAGCAAAGCCAATCACACAGAGGAAGGCACAATACAGAAAAACAGGGTCTCATGCTGCCAGCGAATTCAGCTGGGGTGAGTGATCCTCCTTCTTCCCACACCATGCTCCATCCTCAGGTGACCATGGAAGAGACTGAATCAAAGGACCACACCTCTTTCACCCATAAAGAATATCACAGGGGCTCAGGCTACCCTGTTCAAGAGCTTACACTTCCCCTGATCATACCAGGAGGGTACTGCTCTGGAAAGAATCAGGAGGAGCAAATCCTGATGTCTTATCCTACTGGACCCCTACCTTTTCCTCCACTCGGGAAGATGTTACCCTACTCTGACTCAACTAAACTGCCCTTTTACCCAGACCCTTATCACCTACTCTATGGCCCACAGCTACTGCCATACCCCTATAACCTTGCTGCCCTTCCAATGGCTCTAAATATGATGGCAGACAAAGAACCCTTGCCCTTCATGCCTTTTTTCAATTACGCCGCCACTGCTGCTCCTTTAACAGGCACAGTACCCCATCCTTTAGTGGTGAATCCCAACCTATTCAACAGTGGTGGCAGCAGTAGCACAAAGCAGGACAACTCATAA
- the polr2a gene encoding DNA-directed RNA polymerase II subunit RPB1, which produces MHGPPSSDSACPLRLIKRVQFGVLSPDELKRMSVTEGGIKYSETTEGGRPKLGGLMDPRQGVIERSGKCQTCAGNMTECPGHFGHIELAKPVFHVGFITKIMKVLRCVCFFCSKLLVDASNPKIKDILIKSKGQPRKRLTHVYDLCKGKNICEGGEEMDNKFGVEQQETEEDITKEKGHGGCGRYQPRIRRSGLELYAEWKHVNEDSQEKKILLSPERVHEIFKRISDEEDVILGMDPKYARPEWMIVTVLPVPPLAVRPAVVMQGSARNQDDLTHKLADIVKINNQLRRNEQSGAAAHVIAEDVKLLQFHVATMVDNELPGLPRAMQKSGRPLKSIKQRLKGKEGRVRGNLMGKRVDFSARTVITPDPNLHIDQVGVPRSIAANMTFPEIVTPFNIDRLQELVRRGNSQYPGAKYIIRDNGDRIDLRFHPKPSDLHLQIGYKVERHMCDGDIVVFNRQPTLHKMSMMGHRVRILPWSTFRLNLSVTTPYNADFDGDEMNLHLPQSLETRAEIQELAMVPRMIVTPQSNRPVMGIVQDTLTAVRKFTKRDVFLERGEVMNLLMFLSTWDGKVPQPAILKPRPLWTGKQIFSLIIPGHINAIRTHSTHPDEEDSGPYKHISPGDTKVIVENGELIMGILCKKSLGTSAGSLVHISYLEMGHDITRLFYSNIQTVVNNWLLIEGHSIGIGDSIADKATYQDIQNTIKKAKQDVIEVIEKAHNNELEPTPGNTLRQTFENQVNRILNDARDKTGSSAQKSLSEYNNFKSMVVAGSKGSKINISQVIAVVGQQNVEGKRIPFGFKHRTLPHFIKDDYGPESRGFVENSYLAGLTPTEFFFHAMGGREGLIDTAVKTAETGYIQRRLIKSMESVMVKYDATVRNSINQVVQLRYGEDGLAAESVEFQNMATLKPSNKAFEKKFKFDYSNERALRRTLQEDVVKDVLTNAHVQSALEREFEKMRDDREILRAIFPTGDSKVVLPCNLARMIWNAQKIFRINPRTPTDLNPARVVEGVQELSKKLVIVNGDDQLSRQAQENATLLFNIHLRSTLSSKRMTEEFRLSAEAFDWLLGEIETKFNQSIAHPGEMVGALAAQSLGEPATQMTLNTFHYAGVSAKNVTLGVPRLKELINISKRPKTPSLTVFLLGQAARDAERAKDILCRLEHTTLRKVTANTAIYYDPNPQNTVVTEDQEWVNVYYEMPDFDVTRISPWLLRIELDRKHMTDRKLTMEQIAEKINAGFGDDLNCIFNDDNAEKLVLRIRIMNSDENKFQEDEEVVDKMDDDVFLRCIESNMLTDMTLQGIEQISKVYMHLPQTDNKKKIIITEDGEFKALQEWILETDGVSLMRVLSEKDVDPVRTTSNDIVEIFTVLGIEAVRKALERELNHVISFDGSYVNYRHLALLCDTMTCRGHLMAITRHGINRQDTGPLMKCSFEETVDVLMEASSHGESDPMKGVSENIMLGQLAPAGTGCFDLLLDAEKCKYGMEIPTNIPGISVAGPTGMFFGSAPSPMSGMSPAMTPWNTGATPAYGAWSPSVGSGMTPGAAGFSPSAASDASGFSPGYSPAWSPTPGSPGSPGPASPYIPSPGALSPNYSPTSPAYEPRSPGGYTPQSPGYSPTSPSYSPTSPSYSPTSPNYSPTSPSYSPTSPSYSPTSPSYSPTSPSYSPTSPSYSPTSPSYSPTSPSYSPTSPSYSPTSPSYSPTSPSYSPTSPSYSPTSPSYSPTSPSYSPTSPSYSPTSPSYSPTSPSYSPTSPNYTPTSPSYSPTSPSYSPTSPSYSPTSPNYTPTSPNYSPTSPSYSPTSPSYSPSSPRFTPQSPTYTPSSPSYSPSSPSYSPTSPKYTPTSPSYSPSSPEYTPTSPKYSPTSPKYSPTSPKYSPTSPTYSPTTPKYSPTSPTYSPTSPTYTPTSPKYSPTSPTYSPTSPKYSPTSPTYSPTSPKGSTYSPTSPGYSPTSPTYSPAISPDDSDEENN; this is translated from the exons ATGCACGGACCGCCTTCCAGCGACAGCGCATGCCCATTGCGCCTCATCAAGAGAGTGCAATTCGGCGTCCTCAGCCCTGATGAACTT AAACGGATGTCGGTCACTGAAGGGGGCATTAAGTACTCCGAGACAACAGAGGGTGGACGCCCTAAACTGGGTGGTCTCATGGACCCCCGGCAAGGGGTAATTGAAAGATCCGGCAAATGCCAGACATGTGCAG gtAACATGACAGAATGCCCtggtcattttggtcacattGAGCTGGCTAAGCCGGTCTTTCATGTTGGCTTCATCACAAAGATCATGAAGGTCCTCCGCTGTGTCTGTTTCTTCTGTTCTAAGCTGCTTGTGGATGCT AGCAATCCGAAAATCAAAGACATCTTGATCAAGTCGAAGGGGCAACCGCGAAAGCGTCTGACCCACGTATATGACCTCTGCAAAGGCAAAAACATCTGTgagggtggagaggagatggaCAACAAATTTGGAGTGGAGCAGCAGGAGACTGAAGAAGATATCACCAAAGAGAAG GGACACGGAGGCTGTGGCAGGTACCAACCACGTATCCGTCGCTCTGGCCTGGAGCTGTATGCTGAGTGGAAACACGTGAATGAAGACTCCCAAGAGAAGAAGATTCTTCTCAGCCCTGAACGCGTGCATGAGATCTTCAAACGCATTTCAGACGAGGAGGACGTGATCCTTGGCATGGACCCCAAATATGCCCGCCCTGAGTGGATGATTGTCACAGTTTTGCCTGTGCCTCCACTTGCTGTGAGACCTGCTGTGGTCATGCAAGGATCTGCTAGAAATCAG GATGATTTGACACACAAGTTGGCTGACATTGTAAAGATCAATAACCAGCTGCGGCGAAATGAGCAGAGTGGAGCCGCAGCTCACGTTATAGCAGAGGATGTCAAGCTGCTTCAGTTTCATGTGGCCACCATGGTTGACAATGAACTGCCAGGCCTGCCAAGG GCAATGCAAAAGTCTGGTCGTCCGCTAAAATCCATCAAGCAGAGGCTAAAGGGTAAGGAAGGACGTGTCAGAGGTAATCTGATGGGGAAGCGTGTAGACTTCTCTGCCCGAACTGTCATCACACCTGACCCCAACCTGCATATCGACCAGGTCGGAGTTCCCCGTTCCATTGCTGCAAACATGACCTTCCCTGAGATCGTCACACCCTTTAACATTGACAG ACTTCAAGAACTTGTGAGGAGAGGTAACAGTCAGTACCCTGGAGCCAAATATATCATCCGTGACAACGGCGACAGAATTGACCTGCGTTTCCACCCTAAACCAAGTGACCTTCACCTTCAGATTGGATACAAA GTCGAACGACACATGTGTGATGGGGACATTGTTGTGTTCAACAGACAGCCCACACTGCACAAAATGTCTATGATGGGCCATAGAGTACGAATCTTGCCTTGGTCTACATTTCGACTCAACCTAAG TGTTACAACGCCGTACAATGCTGACTTTGACGGCGATGAGATGAACCTGCACTTACCACAGTCTCTGGAGACACGTGCTGAGATCCAAGAGCTGGCCATGGTGCCCCGTATGATTGTCACACCACAGTCCAACAGACCCGTCATGGGTATTGTGCAGGACACACTCACAGCTGTGCGCAAGTTCACCAAGAGAGATGTCTTCTTAGAGAGG GGTGAGGTGATGAACCTCCTGATGTTTCTCTCAACATGGGATGGTAAAGTCCCCCAACCGGCTATCTTGAAGCCTCGGCCTCTCTGGACAGGAAAACAGATCTTCAGCTTGATCATTCCTGGGCACATTAATGCCATACGCACACACAGCACCCACCCTGATGAAGAGGACAGTGGTCCTTATAAGCACATCTCCCCTGGAGATACCAAG GTAATTGTGGAAAACGGTGAACTGATCATGGGGATTCTGTGTAAGAAGTCTCTAGGAACTTCAGCGGGCTCTCTGGTCCATATCTCGTACCTTGAGATGGGCCACGACATCACACGACTCTTCTATTCTAACATCCAGACTGTCGTCAACAACTGGCTGCTCATTGAGG GTCACTCTATTGGTATTGGAGACTCCATTGCTGATAAGGCGACATATCAGGACATTCAGAACACTATTAAGAAAGCCAAACAGGATGTGATAGAG GTCATTGAGAAAGCTCACAATAATGAGTTGGAGCCTACACCAGGTAACACTCTGAGACAGACCTTTGAGAACCAGGTCAACCGCATTCTGAACGATGCCCGTGACAAAACTGGATCCTCTGCTCAGAAATCACTGTCCGAGTATAACAATTTCAAATCCATGGTGGTGGCTGGTTCCAAAGGTtcaaaaattaacatttcacAG GTTATTGCTGTGGTGGGGCAGCAAAACGTTGAGGGTAAGCGAATCCCTTTTGGTTTCAAGCACCGCACTCTCCCTCACTTTATTAAAGATGACTATGGTCCAGAGAGTAGAGGCTTTGTGGAAAACTCTTATCTTGCCGGTCTGACACCAACGGAGTTCTTCTTTCATGCCATGGGAGGAAGAGAGGGTCTGATTGACACAGCTGTCAAAACAGCTGAGACAG GTTATATTCAGCGTCGTCTGATCAAGTCTATGGAGTCAGTTATGGTGAAGTATGATGCTACAGTCAGAAATTCCATTAACCAGGTTGTCCAGCTGAGGTACGGAGAGGATGGGCTGGCAGCAGAATCTGTTGAGTTTCAGAACATGGCCACCCTTAAGCCCTCCAACAAAGCCTTTGAGAAGAA ATTCAAGTTTGACTACAGCAACGAACGAGCTCTCCGTCGCACTCTACAGGAGGATGTGGTGAAAGATGTGTTGACTAATGCTCATGTCCAGAGTGCACTGGAGCGAGAGTTTGAGAAGATGagggatgaccgagagatcctgAGAGCCATTTTCCCCACAGGAGACAGCAAG GTTGTACTGCCGTGCAATCTCGCCAGAATGATTTGGAATGCTCAGAAGATTTTCCGCATCAATCCTCGGACTCCAACTGACCTCAATCCAGCGCGAGTAGTGGAAG GAGTTCAGGAGTTGAGTAAGAAGCTGGTAATCGTAAATGGAGATGATCAGTTAAGCAGGCAGGCACAGGAGAATGCCACTCTGCTCTTCAATATCCACCTGCGTTCAACCCTCTCCTCTAAGCGAATGACTGAGGAGTTCCGTCTTAGCGCAGAGGCTTTTGATTGGCTGCTGGGAGAGATTGAGACCAAATTTAACCAGTCCATT GCTCACCCTGGTGAGATGGTAGGTGCTCTGGCTGCCCAGTCTCTGGGAGAGCCTGCCACTCAGATGACCCTGAACACTTTCCACTATGCCGGTGTGTCTGCCAAAAACGTCACACTTGGTGTGCCTCGTCTCAAAGAGCTTATCAACATCTCCAAGCGACCCAAGACTCCCTCTCTGACAGTCTTCCTCCTCGGCCAGGCGGCCCGGGATGCAGAGAGGGCCAAAGATATCCTCTGTCGGCTGGAGCACACAACCCTGCGCAAGGTCACTGCCAACACGGCCATTTATTACGACCCCAACCCGCAGAACACCGTGGTGACTGAGGATCAGGAGTGGGTGAACGTGTACTACGAGATGCCCGACTTTGATGTGACCCGCATTTCACCCTGGCTGCTGCGTATTGAACTTGACCGCAAACACATGACTGACCGTAAACTGACCATGGAACAGATAGCAGAAAAGATCAATGCTG GATTTGGTGATGACCTAAACTGCATCTTCAATGATGACAATGCTGAGAAACTGGTGCTGCGAATTCGTATCATGAATAGCGATGAGAATAAGTTCCAAGAG GATGAGGAGGTAGTGGATAAGATGGATGATGATGTCTTCCTGCGCTGCATTGAATCCAACATGCTAACAGACATGACCCTGCAAGGCATCGAGCAAATCAGCAAG GTCTACATGCATCTTCCACAGACGGACAACAAGAAGAAAATCATCATTACAGAAGATGGAGAGTTTAAAGCCCTTCAGGAGTGGATTCTGGAAACTGATGGCGTCAGCCTCATGAGGGTCCTCAGTGAAAAGGATGTGGACCCTGTCAGGACCACCTCCAATGACATTGTGGAGATTTTCACT GTTCTTGGTATTGAGGCTGTGCGAAAGGCTCTGGAGAGAGAGTTGAACCATGTCATCTCTTTTGATGGTTCTTATGTCAACTACCGCCACCTTGCCTTGCTGTGTGACACAATGACTTGTAGGGGTCACCTGATGGCCATTACTCGTCACGGCATCAACAGACAGGACACTGGACCACTCATGAAGTGCTCCTTTGAAGAAACG GTGGATGTGTTGATGGAAGCCTCATCTCATGGTGAAAGTGACCCAATGAAAGGAGTTTCTGAGAACATCATGCTGGGACAGCTGGCTCCTGCAGGGACTGGCTGCTTTGACCTGTTGTTGGATGCGGAGAAGTGCAAGTATGGCATGGAGATTCCTACCAACATCCCTGGCATCAGTGTTGCAGGAC CCACGGGTATGTTCTTTGGCTCCGCCCCCAGCCCCATGAGTGGTATGTCTCCTGCAATGACTCCCTGGAACACAGGAGCCACTCCTGCATATGGTGCTTGGTCCCCCAGTGTTG GAAGTGGAATGACACCCGGTGCTGCAGGCTTCTCTCCCAGCGCTGCGTCTGATGCTAGTGGCTTTTCGCCCGGCTACTCTCCTGCCTGGTCTCCTACTCCTGGTTCACCTGGATCACCTGGGCCAGCCAGCCCTTATATCCCCTCACCAG GAGCCTTGTCTCCCAACTattctccaacctctcctgcctACGAGCCTCGTTCTCCTGGTGGCTACACCCCTCAGAGCCCTGGCTACTCTCCAACCTCGCCATCATACTCTCCAACGTCGCCGTCTTACTCACCCACCAGCCCAAACTACAGCCCCACATCTCCGTCCTACTCTCCCACATCACCCTCCTACTCTCCCACATCTCCATCCTATTCTCCAACATCTCCAAGCTACTCACCAACCTCACCCTCTTACTCTCCGACTTCACCTTCTTACTCCCCGACCTCACCGTCCTACTCACCAACGTCACCCAGCTACAGCCCCACGTCACCCAGCTACAGCCCAACCTCACCAAGCTATAGCCCAACATCCCCGTCTTATTCTCCCACTTCTCCGTCTTATTCCCCCACCTCACCGTCCTACTCCCCTACTTCTCCCAGCTACTCTCCAACCTCCCCAAGCTACTCTCCAACCTCCCCAAGCTACAGCCCCACTTCACCCAACTACACACCCACCTCGCCCAGTTACTCCCCAACCTCTCCTTCTTACAGCCCTACCTCGCCATCCTATTCCCCCACCTCTCCAAATTATACCCCAACCAGCCCCAATTATTCCCCCACGTCTCCTTCGTACTCCCCCACCTCACCATCCTACTCGCCTTCCAGTCCACGCTTCACCCCACAGTCTCCCACCTACACCCCAAGTTCGCCCTCCTACAGCCCAAGTTCCCCATCATACTCCCCTACCTCTCCCAAATACACTCCCACCTCTCCCTCATACAGTCCTAGTTCTCCAGAATATACCCCAACGTCACCTAAATATTCACCCACTTCCCCAAAGTATTCACCCACCTCACCCAAATACAGCCCCACCTCTCCAACCTACTCCCCAACTACACCCAAGTACAGCCCTACTTCCCCTACTTACTCTCCAACTTCTCCAACCTACACCCCAACCAGCCCAAAATATTCACCCACTTCCCCAACCTACTCTCCAACTTCTCCAAAATACTCACCAACATCTCCTACCTACTCTCCAACTAGCCCTAAGGGCTCAACCTACAGTCCCACTTCTCCTGGCTACAGCCCCACTTCTCCGACCTACAGCCCAGCCATCAGCCCTGACGACAGTGATGAA